The following DNA comes from Peribacillus sp. FSL E2-0218.
CCAGGGATCAAACCGACAACATGGCCAATGAAAAAGATAACGGCCAACCCAAGAGATATCGAGGAAGCATGAAAATTGGAATGGCTCATCTTTTGATAATATTCTCGTATATTCATATACTATTCAGCTCCACACTCCTCACTAAGAAAGTTTCTCCGCCTACCTAGCATTCCAAGGCGCCAGCCAACCAATCCCCTTCGTTCACTTAATTCGCTTTCAGATGATCGATTCCCTTTTTTAATCTGCCTATTCCAGGCGCAAAAAGGATTCCGTTATGAACGGAATCCTTCTATCTCTTACTATAGTATCCTAAAAATCAGCGGGAACCGGTAATCCGTTCCTTCATAAGCCCTAATGGCAGCAATGATCGTGAATATGATTAACGCGATGCCGATAACCGGCAATAGCAAGAATCCAACCAAGACTATCGTCAGGATCCCTGCTACGATCGAATAAATGGTGTAGGAAATGAAAAAATTCAAATATTCCCTTCCATGATAATCCACAAACGGTGATGAGTCCTTCTTCAGTAACCAAATCACTAAAGGACCGATAAATGCTGTGAAAAAGCTGATCACATATATAAGGGCAGCAAACACTCTTTCATCTTTAGTAGGCATAGTGTCTTCTCCTCCTCTCTTATAAGAATAAATTACGAATCAAATGAGGATTGGTTTCATTTTCTTTTCATTTTATTCGAAAAAAAGTAAAGGAGAGAACCTTTTTTGCTAAATCCTCAACGACAAAATATGCGGACATGTTCAACCAGCTGGTGCATAAAGATAAAATAATGGAATTTCCGATATTTTCAGGAATGGAGTGATGAATTTGCTGAACGAATTCCAGGCCTTCATCCTTGGGGTCATTCAAGGCCTGACGGAGTTTTTACCTATATCGAGCACCGGACATTTATATTTGGGGAGGCATTTATTCCATCTTGATGAAGCAGGCATTTTTCTAGATACCATGCTTCATATCGGAACGTTGCTGGCATTATTGGTGGTTTATAAGAATGATATCCTCTCCATTTTGAAAAATCCTTTTTCCAGACTGACCTTGGTCCTCATTGTCGGGACAATCCCTGCAGTGATTGCCGGCCTTTTACTCAGCGATTGGTTTGATGGCCTTTCAAAAACAGGTGTGACCATCGGCTGGGAATTTTTAGCGACTGGATTGATTTTATGGGTAGCGGACGGAATCAGAAAGGGCGGAAAATCACTCCATGAAATTTCCGTCAAAGATGCTTTGATCATCGGAACCTTCCAGGCTGCTGCGATCATGCCTGCGCTTTCGCGTTCAGGACTTACGATAGCTGCCGGGCTTTTTTGCAAGTTGGATAGGGCCACTGCCGCCTATTTTTCCTTTTTGCTTTCGATTCCAGCCATTACTGGCGGCATTGTATTTCAGATGAAGCCCATTTTTACAGGGGAGGTTGAGCGGCTTCCCCTTACTGCCCTTTTTGTCGGGACCCTTGCAGCAGCTATCTTTGGGTATATCGCAGTGGTATGGATGATCGACTTCCTAAAGAAACGGTCGCTTAAAATATTCTCCATTTACGTATGGGCGCTTGGAGCCATCATTTTATGCATGCAGTACACAGGAAAGTTTTAAGGATTGTATCATTTCCTTCTTGAAAAACAGGTGAAAAACCGCATTTTCAAGGGAGAAATACAAGCGTTTGCCCGCTATTTATTCACGTCGAAAAAAAGTTGGAATTTGACGAAAAAAAAAGGCAAAAAACCTATTCCCAAACCGATTTTTTTTTAGTATTATACCTTCGTAAGCTTCTTTAGATTTATATAATTTCTGACAATAAAAATAGGGAAGGCAAATGGTGCGCCACCGGTTTCCGGTTCTAGTGGGTTCGATTCCCACCCCGAAATTTTTTGATGAACGACTTAAAAAATTTCGAGGGTGGGCAGCGACTACGCATAAAAACTGCCCTCAAACGGAGGGACGGAAATGTTAAAAAAGAGAGATTTCTCAGATTGTTTTTCTCTTTATGAACAAATGACGCATCCAGATGTCTTCCCTTTCGTGCGCCATAAAGTAGATTCATATGAAGAATATGTATTCATTACTAAGCAAACGATCGAGGCAGAAGAAGCTGGGGAACTGATTTCACGAACGATCCTGGACGAATGGGAAAATCCGATCGGTTGCATTTCTTTATACGACATTGAAAATGGTGCAGGTTTCTTAGGCACATGGCTTGGCAAGTCTTATCATGGAAAAGGATATAATGCAATCGCAAAAGACGCTTTCTTTAAAGAGCTTTTCTTTGAGCTCGGATTGGAGACGGTCTTCATGCGAATCCGCAAAAAGAATATCCGTTCGATCAAAGCTGCTGAAAAGCTGCCTTATGCCGTCAATGCCAATGATACAAGAAAGTCTCTTTATGATCAGATCAATCATGAAGGAGATATCTTCGATTTGTTCGAAATCCCTAAAGATTTATACACCTTTCATATCCTTAGGCAGCATGATGATGACGAACAGCAATTACTCGAAGCATAAAAATTTTCTAATCTTTTCATATATAGGATGGGAGCTTCCAAATTTGGATAGCTCTTTTTCCCGTTTTCAAGAGCTGCACCGAAAAGAATGTTGGAATTCCCTATTCTTTTTAGGGATATTTTTTTATAATGAATACAATTGACCAATTCAACGATATATTCAAAGCGTCATTGAAAGGATTTAATCATGAAAAAAATATTGGCTTTTCCCGTGCAGCTTACCGTGCTGCTCGTCATTTGCAAGCTCGGCTATTATTTGGCTGACTTATTTCATTTACCCATCCCTGGCAATGTCATCGGCATGATTTTATTATTCATTTTATTACAAACGAAGGTTTTAAAGGTCGAGTGGATTGAACTGGCTTCAGGATTCTTAGTGAAGCACCTCGCCTTTTTCTTTATTCCCATTTCCATCAGTTTAATGACCATGGGATGGCTATTTATTGAATTCGGTTTGCCTTTGGCACTCACACTTGGAGTCAGCTTGATTTTCGGATTCATCGTTTCCGCATGGACCGTTCAGAAATTTTCTCATAGAGGAGAGGTCAATCAGCATGACAGCGCTAATCACACCTTATAGCATCCTGATAACTTTCCTTGCCTATTATATGGGACGGAAATTATATGCCAAACGCCCATCACCATTTACAACGCCTGTATTTTTCAGTACTATCACCATCATTCTCATCTTATTGGCCACCGGTTTGGATTTTGATGATTATTCGCCAGCAAAGGATATCATCTCCTATTTCCTCGGCCCTGCAACCGTCGCCTTGGCTGTTCCGCTTTATAAAAATAGAAGGATAATCGTTAAATATGCGATACCGGCGATTAGCGGGATGATATTGGGCCTTATGGTCACCTTGGCCATCGCCTTCACCATTGCACAGGCCTTTTCACTACCGCAATTCATCCTTCAAGGCTTGGCGGTTAAGTCGATAACCGTGCCAATCGCGGTGGAAATCACCGAGCTTTATGGCGGTGATTCCAATATATCGGCAGCCTTCGTCATTTTGACCGGTGTGCTGGGAACGATGATCGCTCCGAAAATGATGGATAAATTGAACATTACCATGCCCTTTGCCCGCGGTATCGCATATGGGACCATCGCTCATGGTCTTGGAACGGCGCAAGCGGCTCAGGAGAGCGAGTTTACCGGAGCTGTTGCCGGTGCGGCCATGGCGATTGCAGGTATCCTGATTTCATGCTTCTTTCCTGTCATCAGTCATTTCCTTTAAATAAAAATAACCGCAACGCCAATGACGTTGCGGTTATTTTTATGGTTAATTCTTCTTCAGGTCTTCGTATAAACGCCTTAAAATATGTGTTTTATAAAGCTCGAGCTTTTTCTTCTCGATTGGGTGATAGCTTATCCCTCCGGCTTTTAATTGCTGGATGAACCACCCCTTGGAATATTCATAAGCCATACTGCCCCCTCCTCTGTTCAAGAAATAGATATGCTTCAAGGAGGGGATTGATACTTATTTTTTTGCTGTCATGACTTCAAGTAATAAATCATACATTTCTGAAGCAGTCTTGAATGGACGTTTTTGACGCATTTTCTCCTGATATTCACCGGATTGATCGACCAATTCTGCTAGTGTGTCTTTGAAAACCCGATCATTCAACTCTTCTTCTTGAAGGACCTTACAAAATCCCTGTTTTTCAAAGCTGGATGCATTGAGGATCTGATCTCCACGTGATGCATTGGCACTTAGGGGGATCAACAGCATCGGCTTTTGCAAACCAAGGAATTCAAAAATTGAATTGGATCCAGCCCTTGACACGACCACATCTGCAGCCGCCAGAAGGTCGAATAACTCCTCATGGACGAATTCGAATGGTGCGTATCCTGGTTGTTTCAATTCCGTTTTCACATGTCCTTTTCCACAAATGTGAATGATCTGGTATTCCTTTAATAAGACATCGAGATTATCAGTGATCAAGTTATTGATTTTCACTGCCCCAAGGCTGCCGCCCATGACGAGCAACACCGGTTTTTTGCTTGTAAACCCGCAGAATGCCTTGCCGGCAGAAGCGTTTCCCTTGAAAATTCCATCCCGCAATACAGCCCCCAGATACATCGCCTTATCATGTGGAAGGCCTTTTTCGGTTTCCTGGAAGGTCGTGAATATTTTTGATGCAAGTGGCATGGCAATTTTATTCGCAAGGCCAGGAGTATAATCCGATTCATGTATGGCGATCGGAATCCTCAGCATCCTTCCTGCCAAAACGACGGGAACGGAAACGAATCCACCTTTAGAGAAGATGAAATCGGGCTTCTCCTTTTTTAAAATTTTCCTTGCATCGAAAATCCCTTTTATGACCCTGAAAGGATCTTTCATATTTTCAATGGAAAGATACCGACGGAATTTCCCAACGGAAATCGTTTCATAACGCACCTCGGGAAATTCCTTTTCGATAATATCTTTTTCGATGCCTTTTTTTGAACCAATATAGGTAACATCCCAATCCTGCTTGAGGAATTCTGGGATGATTGCTGCATTAACTGATACATGACCGGCAGAACCGCCACCGGTAAACACTATTTTCTTAGTCAATATTTCCACCTTCCAAACTTAAAAAGTCACTTTGCATCCATATTACCATATATCCTTGCCATTAATAACTTGAAAAAGCATTTATGTGGATCGCGCTCTCTTCAATCATCAATAATTTTTCCTTTTTCAGCATGGATATATTATAATCTTAGTATTCTACAATACTACAAGATACATTGGAGGAGTAATACATTGCAAGAAGTTTCTGAATCACTAAATCAATTCGATGGAATCGATGCCTGGACCCAATTAGGAATTACAATCGGCATTTTCCTAATCTTTCTTTTACTTCGGAAAGTATTCACTACATATATATTCAAATTCTTTCTTCGAATTGCTGAAAAACGAAAAATTGAATTTGCCGCCAACTTAATGCTCGCTTTGGAAAGGCCGGTAAGATGGCTTATCGTATTAATCGGTGTCATTATTTCCTTGAACTATTTTCCGATTGACTCACCTTCGGATGAACTCAAATCAAAAATTTACAGATCGTTTTTTGTTTTCCTATTCTTTTGGACGATTTTCAATATCAGTTCGATCTTGACCATTTTATTTCCGAAGCTTGTAAGTAAATTCGGCCTGGAAGTTGACCAAATTGTCCTGCCGTTTTTCACAAAAATCATTAAATTGATCATCATCGCTTTTGGAGCATCCATCATTGCGGAAGAATGGGGATTCAATGTCGACGGATTTGTTGCAGGCCTTGGCTTGGGCGGATTAGCTTTCGCTCTTGCTGCCAAGGATACCGTCAGCAATTTCTTCGGAGGAATCGTCATCGTTACCGAGAAGCCATTCACCATAGGCGATTGGATCAAAACCCCAGTGTGGAGGGCACGATTGAAGACATCACGTTCCGAAGCACCAAAGTGCGGACCTTTGCCCAGGCGCTCGTTACCGTACCGAATGCGACCCTCTCGAACGAACCGATCATCAACTGGTCCAAGATGGGGAAACGCCAAATTGCCTTCCATTTGGGTGTGAACGTTACAACCCCAAAGGAAAAGCTGGAAAATGTCATTAAAGACATCGAGACTATGCTGATTGAGCACAAAGAGGTGCATCCGGAAACGATACTCGTCAAATTTGATGAATTCAGTCATTCCGGTTTCAATCTCTATCTTTACTTCTTTACCAATGCAACTGACTTTGGCGGATATTTATCCATCAAGGAAGACGTCAACTTTAAAATAATGGAGATACTCGAACGGGAAGAAGTCCAAATCGCCATTCCTTCCCAAGCCTTCATTCTCCAAAAAGACTCAAATGTAGAAGCAATGAACGAATTTGAATCGATGCGCGACTGACAAAAAGACTTGCCCTAAATCGGCAAGTCGTAGCTCTTGTAAGCCAAAAGGCTTCGGAAGTCTCATTCCGAAACCTTTTGGCTTTTTGAATATGGGATATGAAAGAGTGATACTCACTTTTGCCGTCTTCTAATTCGCATAGATAATCTTTTAAACTAGTCATGATATTACCGAGTCATTCTTGAAGAGGTACAGAACTCCTGCGGGAAATGCGTGTCGAGGTGAGACACCGCAGGCTAAAAGCCAAGGAGGCTCACGGACTGCCCGCGGAAAGCGAGCACTTGCAGTGAAACGAAACCTTCATCATCCAAATCATCAAACGGGGAGCAAGCAGGATGCCATTTTCGTATTCACGCAGAGTGAAGTGGAACGGAGGGTGCGAGACTCCTGCGGGAAATGCGTGTCGACGTGAAACACCGCAGGCTAAAAGCCGAGGAGGCTCACGGACTGCCCGCGGAAAGCGAGCACTTACATTGAAACGAAAGGTTCAGAATATAAATCATCAAACGGGGAGCAAGCAGGATGCCATTTTCGTATTCACGCAGAGTGAAGTGGAACGGAGGGTGCGAGACTCCTGCGGGAAATGCGTGTCGACGTGAGACACCGCAGGCTAAAAGCCGAGGAGGCTCACGGACCGCCCGCGGAAAGCGAGCACTCGCAGTGAAACGAAACGATCATCATACAAATCATCTCACGCATAGTGGAATGGAAAGGTCAGATTTTATAAAACTAAAATCGAATTGTCTACATCCAAAGACTTGCTCTTAATCGGCAAGTCTTTTTATTGCCAAATAAACTTAAAAACATCACACCATTATGTGATATAATCTTTTCATTGTGTTTACAATTAAAAATTAGATATAGAGGTACATCGATGAATCAGACTTATACGAAAGCACAAAAGATCCGCCTGTTATTTTATATATTAATTCCCATCCTGATTACCCAACTCAGCATGTATGCCATGACATTTTTCGATGTGATGATGTCTGGGCAGTACAGCACGCAAGACGTTGCCGGCGTGTCGATCGGCAGTTCACTTTGGACTCCCGTCTACACGGGGCTGAGCGGGATATTGATCGCCTTGACGCCTATCGTTTCACAGCTTATTGGTTCCAGGAAATTTAAATCCGTTTCCTATTCCGTCATGCAGGCGGTCTATTTAGCCATCGCTTTGGCCTTGGTCATCTTAATCGTCGGGGCGTTCTCTATAAATCCGATTTTGAATGCCATGAATCTTGAGGATAATGTTCATCGGGTAGCCCATGATTATTTAATTGCCCTATCTATCGGAATCGTTCCCCTATTCGTTTATAACGCATTGAGGGCCTTCATAGATGCGTTGGGCCAAACTAAAATTTCCATGATGATCACTTTGGGTGCACTCCCGATAAACGTCATATTCAATTATCTTTTCATTTACGGAAAGCTAGGTTTCCCCGAACTAGGCGGTGTCGGTTCCGGTTATGCCACTGCCATAACCTATTGGATCATTGCCCTTGTTGCGATCCTCGTGGTGGTGAAGATCAGCCCGTTTTCCACTTATGACATCTTTCGTGAATTTTTCCGGGTTTCCTTGAAAGAATGGCGCGCCTTATTATCGATCGGGGTCCCCATCGGGT
Coding sequences within:
- a CDS encoding undecaprenyldiphospho-muramoylpentapeptide beta-N-acetylglucosaminyltransferase, which encodes MEILTKKIVFTGGGSAGHVSVNAAIIPEFLKQDWDVTYIGSKKGIEKDIIEKEFPEVRYETISVGKFRRYLSIENMKDPFRVIKGIFDARKILKKEKPDFIFSKGGFVSVPVVLAGRMLRIPIAIHESDYTPGLANKIAMPLASKIFTTFQETEKGLPHDKAMYLGAVLRDGIFKGNASAGKAFCGFTSKKPVLLVMGGSLGAVKINNLITDNLDVLLKEYQIIHICGKGHVKTELKQPGYAPFEFVHEELFDLLAAADVVVSRAGSNSIFEFLGLQKPMLLIPLSANASRGDQILNASSFEKQGFCKVLQEEELNDRVFKDTLAELVDQSGEYQEKMRQKRPFKTASEMYDLLLEVMTAKK
- a CDS encoding CidA/LrgA family protein, which translates into the protein MKKILAFPVQLTVLLVICKLGYYLADLFHLPIPGNVIGMILLFILLQTKVLKVEWIELASGFLVKHLAFFFIPISISLMTMGWLFIEFGLPLALTLGVSLIFGFIVSAWTVQKFSHRGEVNQHDSANHTL
- a CDS encoding MATE family efflux transporter — protein: MNQTYTKAQKIRLLFYILIPILITQLSMYAMTFFDVMMSGQYSTQDVAGVSIGSSLWTPVYTGLSGILIALTPIVSQLIGSRKFKSVSYSVMQAVYLAIALALVILIVGAFSINPILNAMNLEDNVHRVAHDYLIALSIGIVPLFVYNALRAFIDALGQTKISMMITLGALPINVIFNYLFIYGKLGFPELGGVGSGYATAITYWIIALVAILVVVKISPFSTYDIFREFFRVSLKEWRALLSIGVPIGLAIFFETSIFSAVTLLMSKYDTVTIASHQIAMNFASLLYMMPLSMSMALTIVIGFEIGAARYKDAKEYSMIGITLALMMSLVLSAILFFFREPVASAYTKDHAVMMLTSHFLIYAIFFQISDALQAPIQGILRGYKDVNVTFAMSLVSYWILGLPIGFFFARYTDMGAFGYWIGLISGLALGAVGLAARLRFIQQVKFKKLA
- a CDS encoding GNAT family N-acetyltransferase codes for the protein MLKKRDFSDCFSLYEQMTHPDVFPFVRHKVDSYEEYVFITKQTIEAEEAGELISRTILDEWENPIGCISLYDIENGAGFLGTWLGKSYHGKGYNAIAKDAFFKELFFELGLETVFMRIRKKNIRSIKAAEKLPYAVNANDTRKSLYDQINHEGDIFDLFEIPKDLYTFHILRQHDDDEQQLLEA
- a CDS encoding LrgB family protein, with amino-acid sequence MTALITPYSILITFLAYYMGRKLYAKRPSPFTTPVFFSTITIILILLATGLDFDDYSPAKDIISYFLGPATVALAVPLYKNRRIIVKYAIPAISGMILGLMVTLAIAFTIAQAFSLPQFILQGLAVKSITVPIAVEITELYGGDSNISAAFVILTGVLGTMIAPKMMDKLNITMPFARGIAYGTIAHGLGTAQAAQESEFTGAVAGAAMAIAGILISCFFPVISHFL
- a CDS encoding DUF2639 domain-containing protein, with protein sequence MAYEYSKGWFIQQLKAGGISYHPIEKKKLELYKTHILRRLYEDLKKN
- a CDS encoding undecaprenyl-diphosphate phosphatase, with protein sequence MNEFQAFILGVIQGLTEFLPISSTGHLYLGRHLFHLDEAGIFLDTMLHIGTLLALLVVYKNDILSILKNPFSRLTLVLIVGTIPAVIAGLLLSDWFDGLSKTGVTIGWEFLATGLILWVADGIRKGGKSLHEISVKDALIIGTFQAAAIMPALSRSGLTIAAGLFCKLDRATAAYFSFLLSIPAITGGIVFQMKPIFTGEVERLPLTALFVGTLAAAIFGYIAVVWMIDFLKKRSLKIFSIYVWALGAIILCMQYTGKF
- a CDS encoding mechanosensitive ion channel domain-containing protein, with amino-acid sequence MRTFAQALVTVPNATLSNEPIINWSKMGKRQIAFHLGVNVTTPKEKLENVIKDIETMLIEHKEVHPETILVKFDEFSHSGFNLYLYFFTNATDFGGYLSIKEDVNFKIMEILEREEVQIAIPSQAFILQKDSNVEAMNEFESMRD
- a CDS encoding DUF4870 domain-containing protein, with protein sequence MPTKDERVFAALIYVISFFTAFIGPLVIWLLKKDSSPFVDYHGREYLNFFISYTIYSIVAGILTIVLVGFLLLPVIGIALIIFTIIAAIRAYEGTDYRFPLIFRIL
- a CDS encoding mechanosensitive ion channel domain-containing protein; translated protein: MQEVSESLNQFDGIDAWTQLGITIGIFLIFLLLRKVFTTYIFKFFLRIAEKRKIEFAANLMLALERPVRWLIVLIGVIISLNYFPIDSPSDELKSKIYRSFFVFLFFWTIFNISSILTILFPKLVSKFGLEVDQIVLPFFTKIIKLIIIAFGASIIAEEWGFNVDGFVAGLGLGGLAFALAAKDTVSNFFGGIVIVTEKPFTIGDWIKTPVWRARLKTSRSEAPKCGPLPRRSLPYRMRPSRTNRSSTGPRWGNAKLPSIWV